One window of the Deltaproteobacteria bacterium genome contains the following:
- a CDS encoding cation diffusion facilitator family transporter — MANSHIDIELRGRFKLAIFLTAFIFFAEFIGGFLFNSLALLSDSAHVFMDVSSLGLSWLALYICAMPATETRTYGWHRSEVFAAFINGVTLLFVSLVIFYEAYQRLVSPPEVRAIGTMVVAFIGLAVNIIVASWLKGHKHEDLNIRSAYLHVVWDAVASVGVILSGIIIYWTNWFAADPLISIGIGIIIIPGAVKIIKESAHILLEGVPREVNIKSIVEDIKAIDGVQGIHTLHIWSICSNIHAMSAHIDMEEKASNRRGEILELINQKLAKDHHIFYTTLQAECNGCMTSQLFRTIEHKEHGH; from the coding sequence TCGCGATATTTCTTACAGCGTTTATCTTTTTCGCTGAGTTTATTGGCGGTTTTTTATTTAACAGCCTTGCACTCTTATCTGACTCCGCCCATGTATTCATGGATGTATCCAGCCTCGGCTTAAGCTGGCTTGCCCTTTATATATGCGCCATGCCGGCTACTGAGACGAGGACATACGGATGGCACAGGAGCGAGGTCTTTGCGGCATTTATAAACGGCGTAACGCTTTTATTTGTATCTCTGGTTATATTCTATGAGGCATATCAAAGGCTGGTATCTCCGCCGGAGGTCAGAGCCATAGGCACAATGGTCGTTGCATTCATCGGCCTTGCAGTCAATATTATCGTTGCATCATGGCTCAAAGGGCATAAACATGAAGATTTGAATATAAGGAGCGCATATCTCCATGTTGTATGGGATGCGGTTGCCTCTGTCGGCGTTATTTTAAGCGGCATTATAATTTATTGGACAAACTGGTTTGCCGCGGACCCGCTCATAAGCATCGGCATAGGCATAATAATTATCCCTGGCGCTGTTAAAATAATCAAGGAGTCCGCCCATATACTTTTAGAGGGGGTGCCGAGAGAGGTCAATATCAAAAGTATTGTGGAGGATATAAAGGCTATAGACGGAGTGCAGGGCATCCATACCCTGCACATATGGAGCATCTGTTCAAACATCCATGCCATGAGCGCGCATATAGATATGGAAGAAAAAGCAAGCAACCGCAGAGGTGAAATCCTTGAATTGATAAACCAAAAACTTGCCAAAGACCACCACATCTTCTATACTACCCTACAGGCAGAGTGCAACGGCTGCATGACCAGCCAGCTTTTCAGGACTATTGAACATAAGGAGCATGGGCATTGA